A single region of the Oncorhynchus keta strain PuntledgeMale-10-30-2019 chromosome 4, Oket_V2, whole genome shotgun sequence genome encodes:
- the LOC118372336 gene encoding uncharacterized protein LOC118372336 isoform X2 has translation MKSVAKEFFCLTDETAQGRVSVSRRGASMRSSHTPGHCKGSESVLRRTVTLDYNDGDDYDDTEGIAEHTTKPEVTEEWMTVMGAKLPELPVHKKETSRTKCESPKEYIQLQSDKGISVPETQTRMKDQAKILLPLKPFSEGYEAAFLRDRMRRLCRRSGPPFSLFSPTESLGDILYRKTKHVFDYTVTDMKDKKPDVSRCGSNLNQCVRPALPVRKGFNVSTSRYSQRREQSIDQVTVIRKDHVGRPLLMLKGNASLTNSDGSSNTDSFAYSPRLTKGKPSTSSQPGPDTRIPPVVTRNHSDIIREERKRHYYKDLCQQVEEKRQQKARERRRITTAEQTHNETMQFFTWGMPGSGAPNYHLDSVRRNKFSSTEMIPQEQLRCKGFSGIPFHLHVK, from the exons ATGAAAAGTGTCGCGAAGGAGTTCTTCTGTCTCACTGATGAGACAGCTCAAGGGAGGGTGAGTGTGTCAAGACGTGGAGCCAGTATGAGGAGCAGCCACACTCCTGGACACTGCAAAGGGAGTGAATCTGTGCTGCGCAG GACTGTGACCTTGGATTATAATGATGGTGATGACTATGATGATACAGAGGGAATCGCTGAACATACAACAAAACCAGAAGTCACAGAAG AATGGATGACAGTCATGGGGGCAAAACTCCCAGAGTTACCAGTTCATAAAAAGGAGACCTCAAGAACG AAATGTGAGTCTCCAAAAGAATATATTCAGCTCCAAAGTGATAAAG GGATAAGTGTACCAGAAACACAGACAAGGATGAAAGATCAGGCCAAGATACTG TTACCACTAAAGCCTTTCAGTgagggatatgaggctgcattcCTCAGGGACAGAA TGCGAAGGCTCTGCAGAAGATCAGGACCTCCTTTCTCGCTGTTCTCCCCTACGGAAAGCCTGGGGGACATACTGTACAGGAAAACCAAGCATGTGTTTGACTACACAGTCACGGACATGAAAGACAAAAAGCCTG ATGTTTCAAGGTGTGGTTCCAATCTAAACCAATGTGTTAGACCAGCCCTTCCAGTACGGAAAggcttcaatgtatccacatcTAGGTACAGCCAG AGAAGGGAACAATCAATTGATCAGGTGACGGTGATCAGAAAAGATCATG TCGGTAGGCCTTTACTAATGCTGAAAGGCAATGCAAGTCTAACCAACAGTGATGGAAGCAGCAACACGGATTCATTTGCTTATTCACCCAGACTCACAAAG GGTAAACCATCAACCTCCTCTCAGCCAGGACCTGACACCAGGATCCCACCAGTAGTAACCAGGAACCATTCTGACATCATCAGAGAG GAAAGAAAGAGGCACTACTACAAAGACCTGTGTCagcaggtggaggagaagagacaacaaaaagcgagggagaggagaaggattaCCACCGCCGAACAAACT CACAATGAGACAATGCAGTTCTTCACCTGGGGGATGCCAGGGAGCGGAGCCCCAAACTACCACCTGGACTCTGTGAGAAGGAACAAGTTCAGTTCCACAGAAATGATACCCCAGGAACAG CTCCGCTGTAAAGGCTTCAGCGGGATCCCTTTTCATCTGCATGTCAAATGA
- the LOC118372336 gene encoding uncharacterized protein LOC118372336 isoform X1 has protein sequence METPESDQFNPTQEMQCPSTVGRRSVEMKSVAKEFFCLTDETAQGRVSVSRRGASMRSSHTPGHCKGSESVLRRTVTLDYNDGDDYDDTEGIAEHTTKPEVTEEWMTVMGAKLPELPVHKKETSRTKCESPKEYIQLQSDKGISVPETQTRMKDQAKILLPLKPFSEGYEAAFLRDRMRRLCRRSGPPFSLFSPTESLGDILYRKTKHVFDYTVTDMKDKKPDVSRCGSNLNQCVRPALPVRKGFNVSTSRYSQRREQSIDQVTVIRKDHVGRPLLMLKGNASLTNSDGSSNTDSFAYSPRLTKGKPSTSSQPGPDTRIPPVVTRNHSDIIREERKRHYYKDLCQQVEEKRQQKARERRRITTAEQTHNETMQFFTWGMPGSGAPNYHLDSVRRNKFSSTEMIPQEQLRCKGFSGIPFHLHVK, from the exons ATGGAGACTCCGGAAAGTGACCAGTTCAATCCTACTCAGGAAATGCAGTGTCCATCAACTGTG GGCAGGCGAAGTGTGGAGATGAAAAGTGTCGCGAAGGAGTTCTTCTGTCTCACTGATGAGACAGCTCAAGGGAGGGTGAGTGTGTCAAGACGTGGAGCCAGTATGAGGAGCAGCCACACTCCTGGACACTGCAAAGGGAGTGAATCTGTGCTGCGCAG GACTGTGACCTTGGATTATAATGATGGTGATGACTATGATGATACAGAGGGAATCGCTGAACATACAACAAAACCAGAAGTCACAGAAG AATGGATGACAGTCATGGGGGCAAAACTCCCAGAGTTACCAGTTCATAAAAAGGAGACCTCAAGAACG AAATGTGAGTCTCCAAAAGAATATATTCAGCTCCAAAGTGATAAAG GGATAAGTGTACCAGAAACACAGACAAGGATGAAAGATCAGGCCAAGATACTG TTACCACTAAAGCCTTTCAGTgagggatatgaggctgcattcCTCAGGGACAGAA TGCGAAGGCTCTGCAGAAGATCAGGACCTCCTTTCTCGCTGTTCTCCCCTACGGAAAGCCTGGGGGACATACTGTACAGGAAAACCAAGCATGTGTTTGACTACACAGTCACGGACATGAAAGACAAAAAGCCTG ATGTTTCAAGGTGTGGTTCCAATCTAAACCAATGTGTTAGACCAGCCCTTCCAGTACGGAAAggcttcaatgtatccacatcTAGGTACAGCCAG AGAAGGGAACAATCAATTGATCAGGTGACGGTGATCAGAAAAGATCATG TCGGTAGGCCTTTACTAATGCTGAAAGGCAATGCAAGTCTAACCAACAGTGATGGAAGCAGCAACACGGATTCATTTGCTTATTCACCCAGACTCACAAAG GGTAAACCATCAACCTCCTCTCAGCCAGGACCTGACACCAGGATCCCACCAGTAGTAACCAGGAACCATTCTGACATCATCAGAGAG GAAAGAAAGAGGCACTACTACAAAGACCTGTGTCagcaggtggaggagaagagacaacaaaaagcgagggagaggagaaggattaCCACCGCCGAACAAACT CACAATGAGACAATGCAGTTCTTCACCTGGGGGATGCCAGGGAGCGGAGCCCCAAACTACCACCTGGACTCTGTGAGAAGGAACAAGTTCAGTTCCACAGAAATGATACCCCAGGAACAG CTCCGCTGTAAAGGCTTCAGCGGGATCCCTTTTCATCTGCATGTCAAATGA
- the LOC118372336 gene encoding uncharacterized protein LOC118372336 isoform X3, whose product METPESDQFNPTQEMQCPSTVGRRSVEMKSVAKEFFCLTDETAQGRVSVSRRGASMRSSHTPGHCKGSESVLRRTVTLDYNDGDDYDDTEGIAEHTTKPEVTEEWMTVMGAKLPELPVHKKETSRTKCESPKEYIQLQSDKGISVPETQTRMKDQAKILLPLKPFSEGYEAAFLRDRMRRLCRRSGPPFSLFSPTESLGDILYRKTKHVFDYTVTDMKDKKPDVSRCGSNLNQCVRPALPVRKGFNVSTSRYSQRREQSIDQVTVIRKDHVGRPLLMLKGNASLTNSDGSSNTDSFAYSPRLTKERKRHYYKDLCQQVEEKRQQKARERRRITTAEQTHNETMQFFTWGMPGSGAPNYHLDSVRRNKFSSTEMIPQEQLRCKGFSGIPFHLHVK is encoded by the exons ATGGAGACTCCGGAAAGTGACCAGTTCAATCCTACTCAGGAAATGCAGTGTCCATCAACTGTG GGCAGGCGAAGTGTGGAGATGAAAAGTGTCGCGAAGGAGTTCTTCTGTCTCACTGATGAGACAGCTCAAGGGAGGGTGAGTGTGTCAAGACGTGGAGCCAGTATGAGGAGCAGCCACACTCCTGGACACTGCAAAGGGAGTGAATCTGTGCTGCGCAG GACTGTGACCTTGGATTATAATGATGGTGATGACTATGATGATACAGAGGGAATCGCTGAACATACAACAAAACCAGAAGTCACAGAAG AATGGATGACAGTCATGGGGGCAAAACTCCCAGAGTTACCAGTTCATAAAAAGGAGACCTCAAGAACG AAATGTGAGTCTCCAAAAGAATATATTCAGCTCCAAAGTGATAAAG GGATAAGTGTACCAGAAACACAGACAAGGATGAAAGATCAGGCCAAGATACTG TTACCACTAAAGCCTTTCAGTgagggatatgaggctgcattcCTCAGGGACAGAA TGCGAAGGCTCTGCAGAAGATCAGGACCTCCTTTCTCGCTGTTCTCCCCTACGGAAAGCCTGGGGGACATACTGTACAGGAAAACCAAGCATGTGTTTGACTACACAGTCACGGACATGAAAGACAAAAAGCCTG ATGTTTCAAGGTGTGGTTCCAATCTAAACCAATGTGTTAGACCAGCCCTTCCAGTACGGAAAggcttcaatgtatccacatcTAGGTACAGCCAG AGAAGGGAACAATCAATTGATCAGGTGACGGTGATCAGAAAAGATCATG TCGGTAGGCCTTTACTAATGCTGAAAGGCAATGCAAGTCTAACCAACAGTGATGGAAGCAGCAACACGGATTCATTTGCTTATTCACCCAGACTCACAAAG GAAAGAAAGAGGCACTACTACAAAGACCTGTGTCagcaggtggaggagaagagacaacaaaaagcgagggagaggagaaggattaCCACCGCCGAACAAACT CACAATGAGACAATGCAGTTCTTCACCTGGGGGATGCCAGGGAGCGGAGCCCCAAACTACCACCTGGACTCTGTGAGAAGGAACAAGTTCAGTTCCACAGAAATGATACCCCAGGAACAG CTCCGCTGTAAAGGCTTCAGCGGGATCCCTTTTCATCTGCATGTCAAATGA